CGACGCCGACGCGGCACTCCTTCGGCTGGGCGAAGCCCACGCCGCCGCCCAAGACTGGAACGCGAGCCTCGAGGCATATGCACGGCACCGCCGCGAGCACGCCCGATCTCCCCGATGGTTCATGGCCGAGTTCGGCCTGGGTTGGGCGCTCGAGAACGCCGGCAAGCATCGGCAGGCGATAAACCACTATCAGGCCGTCGTCGACAAGCACGAGGGCGAGACGGCTGCCCGCGCCCAGTTTCAGCTGGGTGAGTGCCTCTTCGCCCTGGGCCAACACGAGGACGCCGTGCGCGAGTTGCTCCGCGTCGACATCCTGCATGCTTCGCCCACCTGGAGCCCCGCCGCCCTCTTTGAAGCCGGCCGATGCTTCGAAGCCATGGGCAAGGTGGGCGAGGCCCGAGCACAATACCGCGCCGTGCAGGATCGCTTCGCCGAGAGCTCATGGGCGACGGCCGCCGGCGAACGACTCCGCGCCATCGCAGGTCCGGGCGGCACAGCCAGCGGACGAGGAGGCTGAACGATGTCCAATACCTTCCACTTCCTACTCGCTCAGAATGCCCCGCCCTCGGTCTTCGAGCTTGCGACCAAGGGCGGCGTGATGATGATTCCCATCACGCTCTGCTCACTCGTCGTCGTCGCCGTCGTGCTCGAGCGATTGGCCGTGCTGCGCAAGCCTCGCGTCGTGCCGCCGGGGTTCGAGAAGAAGCTCCACGCGGCAATGGAAACAGGCGGACCCGCCGACGCGAGACAGGCATGCACCAAGTACGACAGCCCGGCCGCCCGCGTCATCGCAGCTGGGCTTGACAAGCTGGGTCACGGCCCGGAGATCGTCGAGAAGCACCTGACCGCCCAGGGAGAATACGAGCTGCACCTGCTGCGCAAGCGGCTGCGCATGCTCACCGTCATCGCCGCCATCGCACCGCTGCTGGGTCTCACGGGCACCATCTTCGGCATGATCCGCGCCTTTCAGACAGTTGCCATGTCGGGCGAGAGCTTGGGCAAGGCCGAACTGCTCGCCGGCGGCATCTACGAGGCCATGATCACCACCGCCGCAGGCTTGCTCGTGGCGATTCCGACCATCATCTTCTACCACTGGCTGGTGTCGCGCGTCGACGGACTTGCCCGCGAACTCGATCGAATCGCCGTCGACTTCGTCGAGCGATACGTGCTGGAACGTCAGGGTCGCTCGCATCATCACACGGCACAAGACAACGGCGCACCCGCGCCCGAGCCGGCCCTCGCCGTGGGTGCGGAGGCCTGAGCCATGCTCATCGGGAAGAAACAGGACGAGGCAGGCCCGACCATCGAGATGACGCCGATCATTGACATGGTGTTCCTCCTGTTGATCTTCTTCCTGGTTGCCACCACGTATCAGCAGAGCGAGCGGGAACTGGCAATCGCCCTGCCCGAAGCCGAGGCGGCCGGCCCGATCACGACGATGCTTCGCGAAATCATCATCAACGTCGATGCCACGGGCCAGATCATCGTCGGCGGACAGAAGCTCGAACTCGAAGAACTCCGCTCGCTCGTAGGCGACGCCGTCCGCGTGAATCCCGACCAGAAGGTTTCCGTGCGCGGCGACAAGGACATCAGCTATGGCGCCATCGCGCGCGTCCTGGACGTCTGCAAGGCCGCGGGCGTGCAGCAGCCCTTCCTCGATACGGTGCCGCTGGGGTAGCCCATGCCGTCGCGTTCAAGATTCATCCTGACCGTGCTGGCTCTTGGAGCGCTGGTGTGCAGCGTCATCGCGGCATGGTGGTGGTTCGACGCCGACCACCGATCGTTCTACACCGATGACGCCTCCATCCGGCAGTATGCAGCCGCGGCTCCCGTGCGAGACATCCTGTGGCGCGAGCCAGAATCACTGCAGAGCTCGGCAGGCGAAGTCATTGTGGGGCGAGATCCCTTCGTATCGGCCGAAGGCGATGTCCTTCTGCTCACGCGGCAAAGCGATGCGGGCGACACGGACCTGTTCATCGCCAGCCGCGTGGGAGACGCGTGGACCCAGCCACGTCCAATGGGCGAATTGAACACCATCGACAACGAGTTGTCGCCCGCGCTCTCTGCCGATGGTCAGAGGCTGTACTTCGCCTCGGATCGTCCCGGCGGCGCGGGGGGGCTCGATATCTGGATGTCGGTCCGCCAGGGCGATCTCTGGGGTGAGCCCACGCCGCTGGCTCTCAACTCCAGATTCGACGAGACCGATCCCCACCCCTTGATACAGCGCGATGGGGTCGAAGGCGTGCTGTTTGCATCAAACCGTCCGCGTGCCAGCGAGGTCGTCGGCGAGGAGCGAACTGACTTTGATCTCTACCTCGCCCAACTCGACCAGAGCAGCGTTCGCCACCTGGCCGAGTTGTCCAGCCCGGGCGCAGATGCAGGGCCCGCCGTAGCCCCGGCCGGCGACTTCGTCTACTTCACCTCCGATCGCGAGGGCGGAACGGGCGGCCACGATCTCTATCGCGCGCGACTCCACGACGACGGAGTACTCGGCCCCGTCCGAACGCTGGGACCATCGATCAACACGGCCAACGATGAATTCGCGCCCTCGCTCTCGCTCGAAGGCTTTGCAATCCAGTTCGCCACGACCCTGCACGGCGACTCGATCATTCGCCGCGCGGTCTCGCGAGAGGTATACCTCGCGCGGAGCACGACCCGCGGCGATCTGCTCTCGCTGCTGCCATGGATCCTCATCGCATTGGCCTTCGTCCTGGTGCTCGCGATGCTCCGTCGGGTGGTCCGCAATGCGCAGTGGCAGGCGCGCATCGCCACGCTCGGGCTCATGGCCAAGTGCGCGCTGGTCAGCCTTTTAGTCCACGGCGGCCTGCTGGCATTGCTGGCCGCGATGCAGGTGCCGCCAAGCGCCGGCCCGCCGGAGGGCGACAGCCAGGGCCTTCGCGTCGCCCTCTCGTCGTCCGCCGTGCGTTCATCGATCAGCGAACAGATGCACGGCTCGTCAGCCCCCGCCACGCTCGAACAGGCATCGCAGCCTTCTACCCCAGCGCCCGCCGCGTCGATGTCGTCTCCCAGCGTGACCCAAAACTTCCAGCCCAATCGAACCCAGACGCCGATTGATCGTCCAATGCGCCCCTCGACACGAACGAGCGAGAGCGCACCCGTCGATTCGCATGCCGAAGCTACGCAGGTCGATGTATCGATGACGATCGAGGCGCAGCCACCCGGTCCGAGCCTCGCTCTTCCAGAGGCAGTCCCGGCACAGCCACTCGCACACGCCGAGGAAGGCATCCGGGCCCCCGCGCAGGCAGCAACCGCGTCGGCAACGAATGGCACAGACATCGAGGCTGCCATCGAGCCCAGCCTCGTGCGACTCGACGCAGCCCGATCGTTTGCCGGCGATGACACACGCCTTGCTTCCTTCACAGCGCCGAGCGACACATCGCCACGGGACGACGCGTCTGCCGGTTCGATGGAACTGCCCGGCATCGACCTTCCACGGCTGGAAGCCGCCACGCTCTCACTTGCGACACCAACGACCGGCGAGAGCGCAACGCTCGTCCACGAGCCCGGCATCGAATTGCCACGGCCCGCTTCCGATTCGCCAGACGCGCCCCCCGACATCGCCGCCGGCGACGTTCCGCTTCCGTTGACCGAGATTGATCCCAAGGCCGACCGACCAGAGATCGCACCGGCCGCACTCACGTCCACGATCTCCGAATCCGCGCCCGGCGAACAGTTGCCCGAGGCCGTGCCCACGCTCGACCTTCCCGTATTGGCGTTCGATCCGCCCCAGGTGCGCCTGCCCGAGGAGGTCGCCCATCGGTTCGAGCTGCTCGGCATCGTGATCGATGCCCAGTCCGAAGCGCCGCTTCCGGGCGCACGCGTCCGGCTCGACCTGGAGGGCACGGCCGACCTCTCGGCAACCGCACGGGACGACGGCACGTTCGCGCTCGGCTTCGATCAGATCCCCGACAACGCCGCGCTCACTGCCACGCACGAGGGCTATACCCCCGGCGCGGTCAACATCGCCCAGAGAGACCTGCATGCAGGCCGACGCGTCGTCGTTCGGCTGCGCAAGATCGATCCGTTTGTCATCGTCATGGAAGACGAGCCCGAGGTCCATCACCTTGGCAACGACGAGTTCAGCGGCCGCATCAACAGCCAGTTCCAGCGGCGTAGCGAGGGCCTGGTGCTGCAACTGCCATTCGAGATGACCGAAGCCCACGCAAACCTCCCGCTCCGCGGCGCCGAACTCCGATTGTTGGTCAAGGGCACGCAGGCCCCGAACCCCGTGCGCATCAACGGCAGGCAGATCGCAACGCTCGCGCAGTCGCCGAGCAACGGCGGCTTCGGCGAGCAGATCATCTCGATTCCCTCCGGCGTGCTCCGGCTTGGGGAGAACGTGCTCGAGCTCGAATCCGTCGCTCGCCCCGGCAGCGACAAGGACGACTACGAGTTCGTGAATCCCCGTGTCGTTCTTCTGGTCAACGAGGACGCGCCCATCTGAAAACGCGTTCATGGCTTGAACGTTGGTGGCCACGCGGGCAACGACCGTGCTACCGTCGCGCTCGCGATGCATGACATGGTTCCCACTTTCGTTGCCGCCATTGCACTGGCGCTCTGCTGGACGCTCGAAGCCATCCTGCCCGCCGTGCCCGCCAAGGGCCGCGTCGGCATGGCGCGGCTGAACAACCTGCTCCTTGCAGGCCTCAACGCCATTCCCGCCGTGGCCCTCGCGGCCATCCTGGCGGTGGCTGACTCCATTACAAGCGCCTCGGGCTTTGGCGTGCTTCGAGCCTTCGATCTACCGTGGTGGGCCCACCTCATCCTGGCCTTCCTGCTGCTCGACCTCTTGCAGTATCTCTGCCACGTCGTCATGCACAAGGTGCCCGCGTTCTGGCGTTTGCACGCGGTCCACCATCACGCCGAGCACATGGAAGCGACGACCGCGCTGCGATTCCACACCATCGAGGTCGCCATCCACGGCGTATTCACGCTCTTGGCCGTCGTGCTGCTGGGCATCCACGTCACTGACGTTGTCATCTACAACGCCGTGCTCTTGCCCGCCGCCCTGTTTCACCACTCGAACATCCGCCTGCACCCGAGCGTCGAGCCCATCTTGCGGTGGCTCGTGGTCACGCCGCGCATGCACCGCGTCCACCATTCGCGCTGGCAGCCCGAGACCGACAGCAACTACGCCGCCGTCCTTACGATCTGGGATCGCCTCTTCGGCACCCTCGCTCCGGACCGTCGGCCCGAGGCAATCAACGTCGGCCTCGACGGCTTCGGCCCCGAGCACACCCGCACCCTGAAGGGCCTGCTCGTCACGCCCTTCAGCGATGCACGGGCCGAGCTCGGACAGCCGGCCGATCCTGACGCGGCCCCGCCGTGCACCAAAGCGGCCAAGCCTGCATCCGACCAGCAGAGGGCCCCCGCACGGACCCGTGCCCGCACCGCGACGGCCTGATAACCACCCGACGCCTCCCGCACGGGCTCCGTACCATGGCTCCTCGCAGGAGGATTCAACCATGATGAACGTTCCCGTCCCGGTTCGGCTGCTGTGCGTCTTGCTGATGCTCTGTTCGGCCGTGTGCCTTGCCGCGACCACCACGCTCGACGTCGACCGGGCCAACAGCCTGCTCGCCCG
This window of the Phycisphaerales bacterium genome carries:
- a CDS encoding sterol desaturase family protein, which gives rise to MHDMVPTFVAAIALALCWTLEAILPAVPAKGRVGMARLNNLLLAGLNAIPAVALAAILAVADSITSASGFGVLRAFDLPWWAHLILAFLLLDLLQYLCHVVMHKVPAFWRLHAVHHHAEHMEATTALRFHTIEVAIHGVFTLLAVVLLGIHVTDVVIYNAVLLPAALFHHSNIRLHPSVEPILRWLVVTPRMHRVHHSRWQPETDSNYAAVLTIWDRLFGTLAPDRRPEAINVGLDGFGPEHTRTLKGLLVTPFSDARAELGQPADPDAAPPCTKAAKPASDQQRAPARTRARTATA
- a CDS encoding MotA/TolQ/ExbB proton channel family protein; the protein is MSNTFHFLLAQNAPPSVFELATKGGVMMIPITLCSLVVVAVVLERLAVLRKPRVVPPGFEKKLHAAMETGGPADARQACTKYDSPAARVIAAGLDKLGHGPEIVEKHLTAQGEYELHLLRKRLRMLTVIAAIAPLLGLTGTIFGMIRAFQTVAMSGESLGKAELLAGGIYEAMITTAAGLLVAIPTIIFYHWLVSRVDGLARELDRIAVDFVERYVLERQGRSHHHTAQDNGAPAPEPALAVGAEA
- a CDS encoding biopolymer transporter ExbD yields the protein MLIGKKQDEAGPTIEMTPIIDMVFLLLIFFLVATTYQQSERELAIALPEAEAAGPITTMLREIIINVDATGQIIVGGQKLELEELRSLVGDAVRVNPDQKVSVRGDKDISYGAIARVLDVCKAAGVQQPFLDTVPLG